Proteins encoded by one window of Sediminicoccus rosea:
- a CDS encoding CaiB/BaiF CoA transferase family protein, translating into MDMPAPTAPIGAGNAPGPGALSGLRVVDLTRVLGGPYCTMILSDHGAEVIKLEPPQGDEVRDWGPPFNENGDASYFIGVNRNKRSVGLDLSKPEGREVLLRLLEGADILVENFKPGSMEKWGLGYEEVLSKRFPRLIHCRVSGFGATGPLGGFPGYDAILQAMVGLMSINGTENSGPTRLGTPIVDIATGLFSAIAILMAVVEREKSGRGQYCDMTLHDCGMALLHPHAANYFLNGKRPVATGNPHPNLAPYAKFTTKTCEIFVGCGNDPTFRKFCAFLGLDGLGTDPRFATNGQRVINKAALTEILNARFADEDGHDLCQRMLAAGLPAGPVLGVDEAMAAAHTAHRQMVTEKDGFVGLGTPIKLSRTPGGTRAAPPRFGQHTQEVLARLGFSEEEIAKLHDAGVLVEKRRK; encoded by the coding sequence ATGGATATGCCAGCCCCCACCGCGCCCATCGGCGCGGGGAATGCGCCGGGCCCGGGCGCGCTGTCCGGCTTGCGCGTGGTGGACCTCACCCGCGTGCTGGGCGGCCCCTATTGCACGATGATCCTGAGCGACCACGGCGCCGAGGTCATCAAGCTCGAACCGCCCCAGGGCGACGAGGTGCGCGACTGGGGCCCGCCCTTCAACGAGAATGGCGACGCCAGCTACTTCATCGGCGTGAACCGCAACAAGCGCAGCGTGGGCCTCGACCTCAGCAAGCCCGAGGGGCGCGAGGTGCTGCTGCGCCTGCTTGAAGGTGCCGACATCCTGGTCGAGAACTTCAAGCCGGGCAGCATGGAGAAATGGGGCCTGGGCTATGAGGAGGTGCTCTCCAAGCGCTTCCCGCGCCTGATCCATTGCCGCGTCTCGGGCTTCGGCGCGACTGGCCCGCTCGGCGGCTTCCCCGGCTATGACGCCATCCTGCAGGCCATGGTGGGCCTCATGTCCATCAACGGCACGGAGAATTCGGGGCCGACGCGCCTCGGCACGCCCATCGTCGACATCGCGACCGGCCTGTTCAGCGCCATCGCCATCCTGATGGCCGTCGTCGAGCGCGAGAAGTCGGGCCGTGGCCAGTATTGCGACATGACGCTGCACGACTGCGGCATGGCGCTGCTGCACCCGCATGCCGCCAACTACTTCCTGAACGGCAAGCGGCCGGTCGCCACCGGCAACCCGCACCCGAACCTGGCGCCCTACGCCAAGTTCACGACGAAGACCTGCGAGATCTTCGTGGGCTGCGGCAATGACCCGACCTTCCGCAAGTTCTGCGCCTTCCTGGGCCTGGACGGCCTCGGCACCGATCCGCGCTTCGCCACCAACGGCCAGCGCGTGATCAACAAGGCCGCGCTGACCGAGATCCTGAACGCGCGCTTCGCCGATGAGGATGGGCATGACCTCTGCCAGCGCATGCTGGCCGCCGGCCTGCCCGCCGGCCCCGTGCTCGGCGTGGACGAGGCGATGGCGGCCGCCCACACCGCGCACCGGCAGATGGTGACCGAGAAGGACGGCTTCGTCGGCCTCGGCACGCCCATCAAGCTCTCCCGCACGCCGGGCGGCACGCGCGCCGCCCCGCCCCGCTTCGGCCAGCACACGCAGGAGGTGCTGGCGCGCCTCGGCTTCTCGGAGGAAGAGATCGCGAAGCTGCATGACGCGGGCGTGCTGGTGGAGAAGCGCCGGAAGTGA
- a CDS encoding alpha/beta hydrolase: protein MTQGLPRRAMLAGAAASITSALAACAAPGPDGTADFTHLNIPAQRDIPYGAHPSQRLDVYPAAMPRLGPAPAPRPALVFFHGGFWQFGSRCEAMVETLCSHLAARGITSIAAGYRLYPETNHAGILEDAANAVAWATRHGHEHGAARGEVVAAGWSAGGWMGAMLQVRPQLVHRALGVTESDRHPLRGFVGVAGPYGHWPTRYPLLFSLFEGTTREQRTPNAFVTPNLPPSLLVQGMLDAIVWPPNAIHFAEDLREAGNPAQLRRYWMRDHMTVMPGMGVLPGSLSLVDDIEGFVKGPVMRRA, encoded by the coding sequence ATGACACAAGGTCTCCCTCGCCGCGCCATGCTCGCCGGCGCCGCCGCCTCGATCACGTCCGCCCTGGCCGCCTGCGCGGCCCCCGGTCCGGACGGCACGGCGGATTTCACGCATCTGAACATCCCCGCGCAGCGTGACATCCCCTATGGCGCGCACCCGTCGCAGCGCCTCGATGTCTATCCCGCCGCCATGCCGCGCCTCGGCCCCGCGCCCGCGCCGCGCCCGGCGCTGGTCTTCTTCCATGGCGGCTTCTGGCAGTTCGGCAGCCGCTGCGAGGCGATGGTGGAAACGCTGTGCAGCCACCTCGCCGCGCGCGGCATCACCAGCATCGCCGCCGGCTATCGCCTCTACCCCGAGACCAACCATGCCGGCATCCTGGAGGACGCGGCCAACGCCGTCGCCTGGGCCACGCGGCACGGGCATGAGCATGGCGCCGCGCGCGGCGAGGTGGTCGCCGCCGGCTGGTCCGCGGGCGGCTGGATGGGCGCCATGCTCCAGGTGCGGCCACAGCTCGTCCACCGCGCGCTGGGCGTGACGGAGAGCGACCGCCATCCGCTGCGCGGCTTCGTCGGCGTGGCCGGCCCCTATGGCCATTGGCCCACGCGCTACCCGCTGCTCTTCAGTCTCTTCGAGGGCACGACGCGCGAGCAGCGCACGCCCAACGCCTTCGTCACGCCCAACCTGCCACCGAGCCTTCTCGTGCAGGGCATGCTGGACGCCATCGTCTGGCCGCCCAACGCCATCCATTTCGCCGAGGATCTGCGTGAGGCCGGCAACCCCGCGCAGCTGCGCCGCTACTGGATGCGGGACCACATGACCGTCATGCCGGGCATGGGCGTCCTGCCCGGCAGCCTCTCGCTGGTGGATGACATCGAGGGCTTCGTGAAGGGCCCGGTGATGCGGCGGGCGTAA